The Gloeobacter morelensis MG652769 genome contains the following window.
ATGGGCGGCTGAAGACATCCTCGCAGCGAAACTGCACCGCCCGGCACAGGGGCTCACAGAGCGTATACGCGTCTCCCACCGCTTGCGCGTAAGGGTGCAGGCGCTCGGGAATCGTTTTTTCGAGCGCCGACCGGTAGACACCCCGGCGCGCCTGCTCAATCGCCGTTGCGCTGCAGTCGCTGCCCACCAGCTTGCTGCCCGCAAGCCGCCCGGCCTCGTTGAGGCACACGGCCAGCGAGTACGGTTCCTGCCCCATCGCACAGCCCACCGACCAGGCGCTCAGCGGCCCGCCTCCAGCCAACTGCGGTAGTACCCTGCCCTCCAGGACCTGCCACTGTTCGGGATCGCGAAAGAAACCGCTCACCGAGGTGACCAGGCTCTCGCGCAACCGGGCAAAAGCCTGTGGGCGCTCGATCAGATGGCGGCGATAATCTGCCCAACTCTGCACGCCGGCCAACTGGCGGCGAATGACCAACCGCTGGTGCAACTGATGCAATTTATAAGCAAAAATATCGATGCCGGAGGCGGCTGCCAGCCAGAGGCAAAAGCCGTTCCACCCCGCCTCCGCTTCACCGGTCGCTTCGGAGACAACCTCAGCCCGTAGAACGGGGGAGAGCTTGGCGACACGCGTCGGCAGGCCCGCAGCAGAAAGAGGCTTGAAATTGTCCGTCATCACTGGAGAGGAAAATAGACAAAGTCGGCGCGGACACAGACCCGACGGCCGCCTTCGCCATTATCGGCGACAGACGAACCAACACCACAGGTCCCAGGGCCGTACACCGCCCTAACGGCGATGGACATCGCGGGCAAAGTCCAGGATGTGCCGGGCGGTTGGCTCGGGCTGTTCGAGGTGAGGGGTGTGTCCGCACCCGGAAAGCCAGCGCAGGGAGCTGCGGGCGATGGCCCGCCGGAAACGTTCGGCGTCGGCGGTGCCAAGCACGCCGTCCGCTTCGCCCCAGAGAATCAGGGTGCGATGCGCGACCCCGCCGATGCGGGGCGCCAGAAAGTCATACCCGCCGCTGTGGGAAAAGCGCAACAGCGCCTCCTGCCAGTGGGGCTGGGCGGTATGGAGAGCACAGCAGCGCCGGGCGGCGCGCTGCAGGTCGTCCTCGCGCCCCCAGGCGGGCCGGTTTTTAAAGGCCCGCCACAGTTCGAGCGCCAGGCCGTCGAAGGGCGGCGAGAGCCACCGGTAGACCGCCGGGCCGCAGGTGAAGCCGACGCTGTCGATGAGCACCAGCCCGGCGACGGCTTCGGCGTGGGTGAGCGCAAAATCGATAGCGGCAGCCCCACCCATCGAAGCGCCCACCAGCACCACCGGCTCACCAATCCGCTCCAGCCAGAAGGACCACAGGTGCGCCTTGAGGGCAGCGGCGCTGCAGGCAAGATCCGGTCGCCTTTCGGTAAAGCCGAAGCCCAGCAGATCGATTGCCCAGGTGGGGCGGTGGGCGGCAAGCAGTGGCACCAGCCGAAAAAATTCGAGCAGCGAACTGTCGAAACCGTGCAGCAGAAGCACCGGTGGCCCGTCTGCTCGGCCGGCGCGCACGAAGCTGGTGGCGACGGGCCGGGAACCGTCACCACAGAGGACGGGGACGCGCTCGATGCGCTCCAGCAGCCAGCGCGCCTGCGGGTGGTCGATATCCGCCGCGTCCGGGGCAAAGGGCGCCGGGACGGGAGCTAACCGCTGCATGGCGCCGCCTCCAGGCGGTACTCCAGTTGCCCATATAGAGTATCGAGGTGGGTGCGCTCCTCGTCGGTGGCCTGCCAGTAGCCGCGGCCGTGGGCCTGGGCCAGTTGCCGGACGATCTCGGCTTCGGCATAGGGGTTGGCGGCGATCAGGCGATCGCGCATCGCGGCGTCGAAGACGAAGCGGCGGGCCACCTGGCCCCAGGTGGCGGTGCCGACGCTGGCGGTGGTCGCGTCGAGCCCGAGCAGATATTCGACCCGGTCGGCAATTTGCTGGGCGCCCTGGTGGCCGTGGGCGAGCATGCCGTCGATCCAGCGGGGATTTAATAGACGACTGGTCACCCCCTGGCGCACCGCCTCAGGAAGCGTCTTCACCTCGATGCGCTCGCCGGTGGTATCGGCGATGAGCACCGCCGGGCGGCTGCCGCTCACCAGTTGAGAGGCGCGGGCCATGCCGCCGAAAAATTCGTAATAGTGATCGAGGTCGGTGACTTCAAATTCGTGGCTGTCGCGCACCTGGCTGACCAGCCGCACGCGCCCGAGGGCGCGCTCCAGCGCCTCGGGCGCTTCGCAGGCCCCTTGACCGTAGAGATAGCGGGTGCGGTTCAGGTACATCCGGGCCAGGTCCGTTTCTGCTTCCCAGGCACCGGTCTCGATCAGGCTGCTCAGCCGGTTGCCGTACTCGCCCGGGGGCGGGCCGAACAAGCGGCCGTGGCGCGGTACCCCCGCCTCGCCCTCAGTCTCCAGCGTGTGGCGGCGCACAAAATTCTGCTCGGGCGGCTCCGCCAGCCCGGCCACCGCCTCAAAGGCCCGGTCGATCAGCTGGACCAGATGGGGAAAGAGGTCGCGAAAAAAGCCGCAGATATTGACTGTGACATCGATGCGCGGGCGGGCGAGCACTGCGAGGGGGACGATTTCGGGCTTCATGGCAAACCCGCGGCCCCGGTCCACCCGCACGCCGATGTAGTGCAGAATCTGCCCGACCGTTTCGCCCAGGGTCTTGCAGGTCTCGAAGCCCCACAAAATCACCCCCACCGCCTCGGGGTAACCGCCGTGCTCGGCCCGGTAGCGCCGCAACGTCGCCTCGGCGATTTCGGCCCCCCGCTCGCAGGCGCTCTCGGTGGGCAGTTTGGTCGGATCGAACTGAAAGGTATTGCGCCCGGTGGGGTAGGTGGACGGGGTGCGCACCGGATCGCCCCCGAGCCCCGGCTCGACGTACCCCCCCGCCAGGGCCTGGATCAAGGCTGCGCTCTCGTCGGTGTAGCGCACTTGATCGGCCAGCCAACGTAGATAGACCAGCGATTCGGCCAGATCTCCATCGCCGGGATCGCTCCCCAGCACCTGCCGCTCGATAACGGCCCGCGCCCGGTGGGCGAGGTTCTCCAGTTCGGGGCCGGGCCGGTCGAGCAAACGGTCGTAGTCGAGGCGCGAGCGCACTGCCAACAGACGCGGCAGGGCCGGCGCCTCCGGGCGGTCGTAGCGGGCCACCAGCGCCAAATAATCGACCAGGGCTTCTCCGGTGAGCCGGTGGCCGAAGGTGTGCAACCCAAGCGGCACCGCCACCCGCTTGAGGGCGAACAGTTCCCGGTGCAGCGCCTCCAGGGCCGCTTCGTAGGGTGCGGGATCGAACAGCTCGGAGGTATCCTGCAGGGCCGCTTCGTCGACGGCCAGGGGCACGGCGTGCTCGGCCGAGATACGGACCATCTGCCGCAGGACAGCTCGGGCGCGCGGCGGGCTCACCCGCAGTTGCTCTTCGTACTCGGCGAGCAATTCCTCCAGCTCAAGCAAATGGCCGTAGAGGCCCGCTGCAACGAAGGTGGGCGAGGCGTGGCTCACCAGCTGCGCGTAGCTGCGCCGCCGGGCGATCGTCCCTTCGGAGACGTTGACTACGTGGTAGAGATAGACGTGGGGCAGATCGCCCATCAGCGCGTCGGGTACCGAATCGGCCCCCAGGGCCACCTGCTTGCCCGGCAGAAATTCGAACGTGCCGTGGGTGCCGACGTGGACGACGGCGTCGGCACCCCAACCGTCCGCCTCCGCCAGATAGCGGTAGAAGGCGATGTACTGGTGGTGGGCGGGCAGGCTCTCGTCGTGGTGGATCTTGGCCGGATCCTCGTGGATGCCCCGCGAGGGCTGCACGGCGACCAGTACATTGCCGAAGGCGATCCCCGCCATCAGCAAGTCGGTGCCCTCCACCATCAGATCCCCCGGCGGCGGCCCGAAGACCTGCTCGCTGTCCCGGCGCAGGGAGGCGGGCAGTTTTTCATACCAGCGCAGATAGGTCTCAAGTGGCACGCGCAGGGCGTGGCGGGCGGTGCGCTCGCTGCCGACAAAACTGCCGCCCTGCAACAAGCCGCGACCCAACAGCAGATCTTTGAGCGTCCCGGCTTCGGGCACCTCGAGGCTGTAGCCGGCCCGCCGCAGTTGGACGAGCACGTTTTCGACCGAGGCGAACACATCGAGAAACGAGGCGGTGCCGAGGGTGCCTTCTCCGGGTGGATAGTTAAAGAGCACCACGGCGACGCGCTTGTGGCGGTTGGCCTTGCGCGTCAGGGCGACGCGCTTGAGGATGCGCCGCGCCAGATACTCGCCGCGCCCCGGCACCGGTGCCACCTGCTGAGCGGGATCGAGGCCGTAGAGCATCACCGGATCGATCGCCCCGTCCAGTTCGGCCAGCGCCACCGTGGCGAGGGTCTCGACCGCAGACAGTCCATCTTTGCTCGCCTCCCAGCAGGCGATCTCGCGGCTGTGGGAGGTGATCGCCACGTAGTAGGGCACATCGAGGGCACCCAGCAGGTTCACCGTCTTCTGGGCATCCCCCCCGAGCGGTCCGCCATCCAGGCGGAACCACAACAGCGAAACGATCGCATCGCAAATCGGCCAGCCGTCCTCGAAGAAGTGGGCCTTGAGGGCATCCGCCGTGCGGATGCCGTCGGCAAAAAAGCACACGACATTGGCACCCTCGGCCAGGGCAGCGAACAGTTCGCCTCCCCCTGCCAGGTTGGCAGCCAGGGTAGTGCCGCCGTAGAGCAGCACCGCCACGGTGGGCCGCTGCGGGTCCGAGGGGTGGGCGGTGCGGTACTCGCCGTAACTGGCGTAGCGCGCACCGGAGGCAGGATCGATAAAGCCGCATTCGGGATAGATTTGCGGCGGCGCCGGTTGGGTCTCCACCCCGGCGTATTCCGCCGCCACGAAGCGCAGCAGGTTGGCCAGATTCTCAGATCCCGAGTGGGTCCAGTACTGCACGCAGCGCTGCCAGTTGGCGGCGTGGCGACCGCCGACGCGGCCGTTGGCGGAGGCGGTCGGCGGGTAGCTGCCGGGCTGGAGGACAAAATCGCCCATGCGCAACAGTCCCAGGGCCGCCCCATCCCCGGCAAAAACCGGAATGAAAACCACGGCCTGCCCTTCGCTCTCTCGCCGTGCCCGCTGCACCAGGGACACAGCCTGCTCGGGGGTGCCGCGCAGATCGAACAGCACCGCCCGTGCCCCTGCAATGCTCGCCAGTGCGGTCTCAACTGCCAGCGAACGGTCCTGAAGGCGGTGGGTCAAAAAAACCTCCACCTCAAAGAGCGGACCCTCGGCTTCCAGCAGTCGCAAGGCTTCAGGCAAACTTCCCAAGGCTGTGGCTGAGGAAATGAGCACCAGACGGGGTACGGACATGGTGGTCCTCGCATGAAGGGGTACGTTAGTTAGAAGTGTGCGCGGGCGAAATTGCCTCAGGCCCAGACGGCGCGCACCGTCAGGTACGCCCCCAGGGCAAAGATGAACCAGGCACTGGCCTGGCCGACCAGGGGCGCGTAGCGTTCACTGCCGTCGATGCGCTTTTCGAGCCAGTTGACCGACAGCACCAGGCTGAGGCCCAGACCGATCAGCACCGAGGCCAGCCCGAGGCTGAAGACGACCACCAGTCCCAGCCCCTGCAGGACGTCGGACAGCCCACCCGCCGCCACCGCCGTGAGCAACACCGCGAGTGCTCCCGGACAGGGCACTACCCCCCCGGAAACACCCAGGGCAATCAGTGCCCGGGTATCGAGCCGCTCGCCGGTGCGCACGCTCCCGTGGGGGTGCTCATGAGAGTGATCGTGGTGATGGTCGTGACCGTGGCCGTGGCCGTGGTCATGATCATGGTTGTGGCGCATGTTGAGCGCGTGGCTCACGCGATGATTCCAACCGGCCCACAGCCGGGCAATCGCCCGCTGCCACACCAGCCAGGCACCCACCGCCAGCACCAATAGCCCCGAAATCAGTTCCAGATAGTGCTCCACCCACGCAGGCGCGAAGTAGCGAGCCGCCACCAGCGTCAGCGCCGCGAGCATATAGACGCTCAGCGTATGGGTGAGGGTGACCACCAGTCCCAGCACCACCGCGTCCCAGGGTCGACCGCGGCTACCTACCAGGTAAGCGGCCATCAGGCTCTTGCCGTGGCCCGGCTCCAGCGCGTGCAGGGCTCCCAGGCCAAAAGCGGATACAACGTACAGCATTCCAGACACGGCCATTCTCCGGGCAAGCCTGCTGTGTAACTTAGCAGACTGGGGGTGTGCTCCGCGCAACGTCGACGCGCTTGTTCGGGTTTCAGCTTGGCGATCGATAGCTTCAGTCTGCCGGGAAACGGTGCTCACTTTCCAGGTCAAACGTTGCTCAATCGTTGGCCAGATCGACCGGGCGGCAGTCAGCCGACAAAGCCTTCTACATCGGCTACGACACCGCCGCCAAAACCTGGAAGGGCTACCTCTCCAGCGCCGTCACCGCCAAAATCGCCGTGCGCGCCGCCACCACCAAGCCGATTTCGACCCTGACACCGGTCGGCTTTTCCGCAGGGCCGTTTCCCGCCCTCAGCCCGGTGTTCCTGGTCTACGACAAAGCCACCAACCGCTACGTGGACAAGACCGCCGCCGCCGGTTTGGGCAAGGCGATCTTGGGCCGGTTGGTGGCGGCGGGGGACTTTAACAACGACGGGTTCGTGGACCTGTTTATCACCTGCAACGACGAGTTGGCCAAGCGGCCGAACATTCTCTATCTCAACAAAGGCGACGGCACATTTGTCGAAGCGGCCGGTGCGGCCGGTGCGGCCGGTGGGACCGTCGGACCGCACAACACGACGACCAATTTGGAGTTGGGTTCGAAGGTGGCTGTGGCCGATTTTAACCAGGACGGCTTTTTGGACATCTTCACAGGCAATACGCTCTGGAAAAGCATCAGCAAAGAACAGGCTTATCTGGCGGCATCCAACCGGCTGTACCGCAATGAAAAAAACGCCAACCACTGGCTGGAGATCGACCTAGTGGGCACCCGCTCCAACCGCGACGCCATCGGGGCACGGGTGGTGCTCAAGGCCGGGGGCAAAAGCCAGTTGCGCGAGCAGGGCGGCGGGATGCACCTGTTTGCGCAGGACCACAAAAGGCTGCACTTCGGGCTGGGGGCTGCTGCCACGGTCGAGTCGGTAGTGGTCGAGTGGCCCTCCGGGGTGCGTCAAGAACTCAAAAACCTCAAAGTTGACCAAATTCTCAAAATCACCGAACCGCAGTAATCACTAAGCAGCCTTACCCGCAAGCTCGCTTGAAGCCGGAGCACTGGTAACGGCGGCCACTTGGTACGCGATTTCGTCCCGGTAAGGCAGCGTGAACGGCTCGCTGCTGTCGGTGGTGCGCCCAAAGAGACAGCTTTGCGATCCTGGGCCTCCATCGCTGTGCAGATAACAGCTCCATAGCTCTGGGATAAGCTTGCGGCAAAACGACCCACAGCCCAACCCAGGAGTATGTCCATGGCCAGGCACCCCAATGTCCCGCCCATCATCGAGACCCATGACCATGAGTACCGCGGTAGTGGCGTCGAGAGCACTGTGGCCGTCGCCGGTCATCCGCTCCATCCGGTCATCGTCACATTTCCGATCGCCTTTTTGGTGGCCGCCTTCGGGAGCGACCTCGGGTACTACCTGACCCAGGATCCGTTCTGGGCGCGGGCATCGCAGTGGCTTTTGGGTGCCGGTATCGCCGGGGGAGTGCTCGCCGCAATCACCGGCATGACCGACTTTCTGCGCATCAAGCGCGTGCAGGCCCGTTCGGCAGGCTGGATTCACATGGCGACCAACGTCGTGGTGCTGGGTATCGCCGTGCTCAACTTCCTGCCGCGCATCGACGACCCGGTAGGACCGATCTTGCCCCTGGGCATCGTCGCTTCGGCGGTCGTGGCCGCCCTGTTGGGCGTCTCCGGCTGGTTTGGGGGCGAGTTGTCCTTTCGCCATAAAGTGGGAGTGATCGGTGAGCAGGATCGCACCACTTCTTGAGCGCAACGTTCAAAATTTCTCGTACCAGTCAAAGCCTCGTCCGGGTCGCACAAATATCCATGATTTCTCCCCACTCCCGCGGTAGCCTACGGGTTGTTTTAGTCGATATTTTTCAGGGCGATATCCATTTATCCAAAATCAGCGACCACGCCGAAATGGAAATTTGGGGAGTCCGATTATCTTTGAGGAGCGGGCCGGTTGCGCCGCGCAGATTTGGTGGTGGTTGATGGCTGCAGAATTCAAGCGGCGGCTAATTTTCAGCCGCCGCAGCCGCCAGAATTTTTTGGCTTTCAGCGATTGTTCGGAGGATAACAGCACTGCGTTAAAAAAAGATAAATAACCCTCTGCATTGACCGAGGAGGCGCTATTCTCCTGGTGGCCTCTTCGGATGACGTTTATGAGCGCCGTAAAGATTGCAATCAATGGTTTCGGCCGCATCGGCAGGCTGGTACTGCGGGCAGGTCTCGACAATCCCGATCTGGAGTTTGTCGGCATCAACGATCTGGTTCCGCCCGACAACTTGGCCTACTTGCTGCAGCACGACTCCACCCACGGCCGCTTCAAGGGCACCGTCGAAGCGCAACCGGACGGCATGGTCGTCAACGGCCGCTTTATTCCATGCACCGCGATCAAAAACCCGGTCGAACTGCCCTGGGGATCGCTGGGGGTCGATTATGTCGTCGAATCGACGGGGCTGTTTACCGGGTACGAGGGAGCTTCCCACCACCTGGCGGCCGGGGCGCGCCGCGTGGTGATCACCGCCCCGACCAAAGACCCTGAGAAGGTGCCGACGCTGTTGATGGGCGTCAACCACGACCAATTCGACCCGGACCAAGACTTGATCGTCTCCAATGCCAGCTGCACGACCAACTGCCTGGCACCGGTGGCCAAGGTGATCCACGAGCGCTTTGGCCTTGCCGAAGGGCTGATGACCACCGTGCACGCGATGACCGCGACGCAGCCGACCGTGGACGGCCCGAGCAAAAAAGACTGGCGCGGCGGCCGGGGTGCAGCCCAGAACATCATTCCCTCCTCCACCGGGGCGGCCAAGGCGGTGACGCTGGTATTGCCCGAGTTGAAGGGCCGGCTCACCGGCATGGCCTTTCGGGTGCCCGTACCGGACGTTTCGGTGGTCGATCTCACCTTCAAGACCGAGCAGCCCACCAGCTACAAGGCGATCTGCGCCGCGATGAAAGAAGCCTCAGAAAACGAACTGGCGGGCATCCTGGGCTACACCGAGGAGCAGGTGGTCTCCAGCGATTTTACCGGCGACGCCCATTCGAGCATCTTCGACGCCGGGGCCGGTATCGAACTTAATTCCCAATTTTTTAAAGTGGTCAGCTGGTACGACAACGAGTGGGGCTACTCCTGCCGGGTAAACGATCTGATCGTCGCGATGGCCCACAAAGAAAAACCTGCCAGTTCCTAGAGGCAGGCGGCTCCAACCCCATCCCAAGGGATTTTTATGCAAGATCGACTGTTCGTCTCGATGGAGCACCCGCGTGCCCTTCCAGAAACGGATCTGATCAAAGGGGCGATCGTCGGAGCCGGCGCAGTCGGCATGGCGATCGCCTACTCCATGCTCATCCAGAACACCTTCGACGAACTGGTGCTGGTCGATATCGACCGGCGCAAAGTCGAAGGGGAAGTGATGGACCTGGTCCACGGCATTCCCTTTGTCGAGCCGTCCGTGGTGCGCGCGGGCACCCTCGCCGATTGCGGGGGGGTGGACGTGGTGGTGATCACGGCGGGGGCCAGGCAGCGGGAGGGGGAGAGCCGCCTGTCGCTGGTGCAGCGCAACGTCGAGATTTTCCGCGGACTGATTGGCGAGATCATGGAGCACTGCCCGAACGCCATTTTGTTGGTGGTCAGCAATCCGGTGGACGTGATGACCTACGTGGCGATGAAACTGGCCGGATTGCCGCCCTCGCGGGTGATCGGTTCCGGGACGGTGCTCGACACCGCCCGATTTCGCTATTTGCTCGCCGAACGGCTCAGAGTCGATCCGCGCAGTTTACATGCCTACATCATCGGCGAGCACGGCGACAGCGAGGTGCCCGTCTGGAGCCGCGCCAACGTCGCCGGGGCTTTCTTGAGCGAGATCGAGCCGGCGGTGGGCACCCCCGACGACCCGGCGAAAATGTTCGAAGTTTTTGAGCACGTCAAAAACGCCGCCTACGAGATCATCGAGCGCAAGGGGGCGACCTCCTGGGCGATTGGCCTCGCCACCACCCAGATCGCGCGCGCCATCACCCGCAACCAGAACCGGGTGCTGCCGGTGAGTGTCTTGATGAGCGGCCTGCACGGCATCGAGGAGGTGTGCCTGGCCTATCCGGCGGTGCTCAACCGCCAGGGGATCGACCGGCTAGTCAAGTTTTCGCTCTCGCCGGCTGAAGAAGAGCAGTTGCAGCGCTCGGCCCGGGTGATGCGCCAGACCCTCGACGAGATCCAGTTTTAACCCAAATTTTCGAGGTAATGCGTTATGCAGCCTTTAGACCGTCGAACGAAAGTCGTCGCGACGATCGGTCCTGCCAGCAGTTCCCCGGAGGTGCTCAGGCAACTGGTGAAAGCAGGAATCAACGTCGCGCGCTTGAATTTTTCCCACGGCAGCTACGAAGACCACGCCCGGATGGTCAAGCTGTTGCGGGAGGTCTCAGAAGAACTCGACACCCCGATTACACTGCTGCAAGATCTGCAGGGGCCGAAGATCCGCGTGGGCCAGCTGCCCGAGGGCGGAATGCCGCTTGCCGAGGGCGACGAGCTGACGCTGTTGCCGGTGGCGGAATTTGCGGGCGAACCCGGTACGCTCTCCATCGACTACCCGTATCTTGCGGAGGAGGCGACGCCGGGTACCCAGGTGCTCCTCGATGACGGCTTGCTCGAATTTGCCGTGGTTGAAGTGACAGGCAACGCCGTGCGCTGCCGGGTGGTGCGCGGGGGGGTGCTCAAAAGCCGTAAAGGGGTGAACCTGCCCAGTCTGGACTTGCGCCTGCCCTCGATGACCGACAAGGACAAGCAAGATCTCGCATTCGGTCTGGAGCAGGGTGTCGATTGGGTGTCGTTGAGCTTCGTGCGCCGCGGCGAGGACATTCGCGTACTCAAAGCACTGCTCGCTGAACACGGGGCCGCCGACGTGCCGGTGATCGCCAAGATCGAGAAGCCCCAGGCGATCGCCAATCTGGAGGAGATTATCGACGCAGTGCAGGGGGTGATGGTGGCCAGGGGCGATCTGGGCGTCGAGATGAGCCCGGAGAAGGTACCGCTGCTGCAAAAGCGGATCATTCAGCTGTGTAACCGGCGGGGCATTCCGGTGATCACCGCCACCCAGATGCTCGACAGCATGATCCGCAATCCGCGCCCGACCCGTGCTGAGGCAAGCGACGTCGCCAACGCCATCCTGGACGGCAGCGACGCGGTGATGCTCTCGGGCGAATCGGCGGTGGGCGATTTTCCGGTGCAGTCGGTAGAGATGCTCGTGCGCATCGCCAAAGAAGTCGAGCGGGAGTTTAGCTTCGACAACAATCCGCCCGCCAAATCCGATGAAATCCACGCCCTGTGCGAATCGCTGGGCACCATCGACAAGATCTTGACCCTGCACTGTATTGCTACTTTTACCACCACCGGCTTCAGCGCTTCGATTGCGGCCGCGGAGCGGCCGAAGGCGCCGGTGGTTGCCTTTACCCCCGACTTGAAGGTGTATCACCGGTTGAATCTGCTCTGGGGGGTGAAGCCCTTGCTGCTGGAGCACCCGGCGGCGGAACTCGAAAAACTGATCGAGCAGATGGAACGCTGCCTTATTGAACGCAGCCTCGCCGCCCCCGGCGACCGGATGCTGGTACTGGGAGGCAGCCCCGTCCAGCGCGCCGGTGGTACGAATTTTCTGAAGATCCATACGCTGCACTAAAGCGGTTTTCGGTTGCCACGACGACGTCAGTCCGGTAAAGACCTTGCTGTCACAGTTTTAATCCTGGCAGTTGGTTTTGCATGACAGT
Protein-coding sequences here:
- a CDS encoding CheR family methyltransferase, with protein sequence MTDNFKPLSAAGLPTRVAKLSPVLRAEVVSEATGEAEAGWNGFCLWLAAASGIDIFAYKLHQLHQRLVIRRQLAGVQSWADYRRHLIERPQAFARLRESLVTSVSGFFRDPEQWQVLEGRVLPQLAGGGPLSAWSVGCAMGQEPYSLAVCLNEAGRLAGSKLVGSDCSATAIEQARRGVYRSALEKTIPERLHPYAQAVGDAYTLCEPLCRAVQFRCEDVFSRPFEGGWDLIFCRNFLIYLNEGAQRRLLRRLAHALRPGGVLFVGRSERVTQPAGLGLSVTTPYLYRRVAP
- a CDS encoding alpha/beta fold hydrolase; its protein translation is MQRLAPVPAPFAPDAADIDHPQARWLLERIERVPVLCGDGSRPVATSFVRAGRADGPPVLLLHGFDSSLLEFFRLVPLLAAHRPTWAIDLLGFGFTERRPDLACSAAALKAHLWSFWLERIGEPVVLVGASMGGAAAIDFALTHAEAVAGLVLIDSVGFTCGPAVYRWLSPPFDGLALELWRAFKNRPAWGREDDLQRAARRCCALHTAQPHWQEALLRFSHSGGYDFLAPRIGGVAHRTLILWGEADGVLGTADAERFRRAIARSSLRWLSGCGHTPHLEQPEPTARHILDFARDVHRR
- a CDS encoding cobaltochelatase subunit CobN, which codes for MSVPRLVLISSATALGSLPEALRLLEAEGPLFEVEVFLTHRLQDRSLAVETALASIAGARAVLFDLRGTPEQAVSLVQRARRESEGQAVVFIPVFAGDGAALGLLRMGDFVLQPGSYPPTASANGRVGGRHAANWQRCVQYWTHSGSENLANLLRFVAAEYAGVETQPAPPQIYPECGFIDPASGARYASYGEYRTAHPSDPQRPTVAVLLYGGTTLAANLAGGGELFAALAEGANVVCFFADGIRTADALKAHFFEDGWPICDAIVSLLWFRLDGGPLGGDAQKTVNLLGALDVPYYVAITSHSREIACWEASKDGLSAVETLATVALAELDGAIDPVMLYGLDPAQQVAPVPGRGEYLARRILKRVALTRKANRHKRVAVVLFNYPPGEGTLGTASFLDVFASVENVLVQLRRAGYSLEVPEAGTLKDLLLGRGLLQGGSFVGSERTARHALRVPLETYLRWYEKLPASLRRDSEQVFGPPPGDLMVEGTDLLMAGIAFGNVLVAVQPSRGIHEDPAKIHHDESLPAHHQYIAFYRYLAEADGWGADAVVHVGTHGTFEFLPGKQVALGADSVPDALMGDLPHVYLYHVVNVSEGTIARRRSYAQLVSHASPTFVAAGLYGHLLELEELLAEYEEQLRVSPPRARAVLRQMVRISAEHAVPLAVDEAALQDTSELFDPAPYEAALEALHRELFALKRVAVPLGLHTFGHRLTGEALVDYLALVARYDRPEAPALPRLLAVRSRLDYDRLLDRPGPELENLAHRARAVIERQVLGSDPGDGDLAESLVYLRWLADQVRYTDESAALIQALAGGYVEPGLGGDPVRTPSTYPTGRNTFQFDPTKLPTESACERGAEIAEATLRRYRAEHGGYPEAVGVILWGFETCKTLGETVGQILHYIGVRVDRGRGFAMKPEIVPLAVLARPRIDVTVNICGFFRDLFPHLVQLIDRAFEAVAGLAEPPEQNFVRRHTLETEGEAGVPRHGRLFGPPPGEYGNRLSSLIETGAWEAETDLARMYLNRTRYLYGQGACEAPEALERALGRVRLVSQVRDSHEFEVTDLDHYYEFFGGMARASQLVSGSRPAVLIADTTGERIEVKTLPEAVRQGVTSRLLNPRWIDGMLAHGHQGAQQIADRVEYLLGLDATTASVGTATWGQVARRFVFDAAMRDRLIAANPYAEAEIVRQLAQAHGRGYWQATDEERTHLDTLYGQLEYRLEAAPCSG
- a CDS encoding nickel/cobalt transporter, whose product is MLYVVSAFGLGALHALEPGHGKSLMAAYLVGSRGRPWDAVVLGLVVTLTHTLSVYMLAALTLVAARYFAPAWVEHYLELISGLLVLAVGAWLVWQRAIARLWAGWNHRVSHALNMRHNHDHDHGHGHGHDHHHDHSHEHPHGSVRTGERLDTRALIALGVSGGVVPCPGALAVLLTAVAAGGLSDVLQGLGLVVVFSLGLASVLIGLGLSLVLSVNWLEKRIDGSERYAPLVGQASAWFIFALGAYLTVRAVWA
- a CDS encoding CRTAC1 family protein — translated: MARSTGRQSADKAFYIGYDTAAKTWKGYLSSAVTAKIAVRAATTKPISTLTPVGFSAGPFPALSPVFLVYDKATNRYVDKTAAAGLGKAILGRLVAAGDFNNDGFVDLFITCNDELAKRPNILYLNKGDGTFVEAAGAAGAAGGTVGPHNTTTNLELGSKVAVADFNQDGFLDIFTGNTLWKSISKEQAYLAASNRLYRNEKNANHWLEIDLVGTRSNRDAIGARVVLKAGGKSQLREQGGGMHLFAQDHKRLHFGLGAAATVESVVVEWPSGVRQELKNLKVDQILKITEPQ
- a CDS encoding DUF2231 domain-containing protein yields the protein MARHPNVPPIIETHDHEYRGSGVESTVAVAGHPLHPVIVTFPIAFLVAAFGSDLGYYLTQDPFWARASQWLLGAGIAGGVLAAITGMTDFLRIKRVQARSAGWIHMATNVVVLGIAVLNFLPRIDDPVGPILPLGIVASAVVAALLGVSGWFGGELSFRHKVGVIGEQDRTTS
- the gap gene encoding type I glyceraldehyde-3-phosphate dehydrogenase, with the protein product MSAVKIAINGFGRIGRLVLRAGLDNPDLEFVGINDLVPPDNLAYLLQHDSTHGRFKGTVEAQPDGMVVNGRFIPCTAIKNPVELPWGSLGVDYVVESTGLFTGYEGASHHLAAGARRVVITAPTKDPEKVPTLLMGVNHDQFDPDQDLIVSNASCTTNCLAPVAKVIHERFGLAEGLMTTVHAMTATQPTVDGPSKKDWRGGRGAAQNIIPSSTGAAKAVTLVLPELKGRLTGMAFRVPVPDVSVVDLTFKTEQPTSYKAICAAMKEASENELAGILGYTEEQVVSSDFTGDAHSSIFDAGAGIELNSQFFKVVSWYDNEWGYSCRVNDLIVAMAHKEKPASS
- a CDS encoding L-lactate dehydrogenase, giving the protein MKGAIVGAGAVGMAIAYSMLIQNTFDELVLVDIDRRKVEGEVMDLVHGIPFVEPSVVRAGTLADCGGVDVVVITAGARQREGESRLSLVQRNVEIFRGLIGEIMEHCPNAILLVVSNPVDVMTYVAMKLAGLPPSRVIGSGTVLDTARFRYLLAERLRVDPRSLHAYIIGEHGDSEVPVWSRANVAGAFLSEIEPAVGTPDDPAKMFEVFEHVKNAAYEIIERKGATSWAIGLATTQIARAITRNQNRVLPVSVLMSGLHGIEEVCLAYPAVLNRQGIDRLVKFSLSPAEEEQLQRSARVMRQTLDEIQF